A genomic stretch from Leptospira licerasiae serovar Varillal str. VAR 010 includes:
- a CDS encoding sodium:solute symporter family transporter: protein MESSLGQPNLISVLFFVIFVILTLGITYWAAKKTKTSSEFYAAGRSITGFQNGLALSGDFMSAASFLGISGMVALKGYDGIIYAVGWLVGWPALMFLLAEPLRNLGKYTFADVLAVRLKQKPIRIVASIGGILVTITYSIAQIVGSGKLINLMFGLPYELAVLIVGGVMLLYVLFGGMIATTWVQIIKACLLLFGVTLLVILSLAQFGFSLDNLFSAVETKFGRTALEPGGFASSPIDSISLGLALMFGLLGLPHILMRFYTVPDAKEARKSVAYATTFIGYFYIIIPIVGFAAAVLIGREQIAGIDKGGNMAAALLAELLGGTPFLGFIAAVAFATILAVVAGLTLAAASTISHDLHFNVFTEGKATEKEQVSVAKKATVVFSLVSILMGILFKDQNVAFMVGLAFAIAASGNFPALFLSIVWKNFSTVGGVSSILIGSISSTLFIVFSPTVWVDVFKFDQAIFPLKNPAIVSMSLAFISAFIFSKLFPDENATAKYESEKVRVYLGIGAE from the coding sequence ATGGAATCCTCTTTAGGGCAACCGAACTTGATCTCAGTCTTATTTTTCGTTATATTCGTAATTCTTACATTAGGAATTACTTATTGGGCTGCTAAAAAGACTAAAACTTCCAGCGAGTTTTACGCCGCCGGCAGATCGATTACTGGTTTCCAAAACGGTTTGGCTCTTTCAGGAGACTTTATGTCCGCAGCTTCCTTTTTGGGAATATCCGGTATGGTGGCTTTAAAAGGTTACGACGGGATCATATACGCTGTCGGCTGGCTTGTAGGTTGGCCTGCACTCATGTTCCTTCTTGCGGAACCTTTGCGCAATTTAGGGAAATATACGTTTGCCGACGTTTTAGCCGTTCGTTTAAAACAAAAGCCTATTCGGATCGTAGCTTCCATAGGAGGGATATTGGTAACAATCACCTACTCTATCGCTCAAATTGTCGGCTCCGGAAAACTGATCAATCTAATGTTCGGCCTACCTTACGAGTTAGCCGTCTTGATCGTGGGCGGAGTGATGCTACTTTACGTTCTATTTGGGGGAATGATCGCAACAACCTGGGTGCAGATCATCAAGGCCTGCCTTCTACTTTTCGGCGTAACATTACTAGTAATTTTATCTCTCGCACAATTCGGCTTCAGCTTGGACAATCTTTTCTCAGCGGTGGAGACCAAATTCGGAAGGACCGCATTAGAACCGGGGGGATTTGCCTCTAGTCCGATCGATTCCATTTCTTTGGGACTTGCCTTGATGTTTGGTCTATTAGGTTTACCTCATATTCTAATGAGATTTTATACGGTGCCCGACGCAAAAGAAGCCAGAAAATCGGTGGCTTACGCTACTACGTTTATAGGTTATTTTTATATTATCATTCCGATCGTAGGTTTTGCTGCTGCGGTTCTGATCGGAAGAGAACAGATCGCTGGAATTGATAAAGGCGGAAATATGGCTGCGGCACTTTTAGCGGAATTACTCGGAGGTACACCTTTCTTAGGATTTATCGCTGCGGTTGCATTCGCTACAATCCTCGCGGTGGTTGCAGGTTTGACATTGGCTGCTGCTTCTACAATTTCACACGATCTTCACTTTAATGTTTTCACAGAAGGTAAAGCTACGGAAAAAGAGCAAGTCTCCGTAGCAAAGAAGGCGACCGTTGTATTCAGTTTAGTAAGCATTCTTATGGGGATTTTATTCAAGGATCAAAATGTGGCTTTTATGGTGGGATTGGCGTTTGCAATCGCAGCTAGCGGCAATTTTCCCGCACTATTCTTATCTATTGTTTGGAAAAATTTCAGCACAGTAGGCGGGGTGTCCTCCATTCTGATCGGCTCGATATCGTCGACTTTGTTTATAGTATTCAGTCCTACGGTCTGGGTAGATGTTTTTAAATTCGATCAGGCAATCTTCCCTTTAAAAAATCCTGCGATCGTTTCTATGTCCTTAGCATTTATTTCCGCATTCATTTTTTCTAAACTGTTTCCGGACGAAAATGCAACGGCAAAATACGAATCTGAAAAAGTCAGAGTTTACTTGGGGATTGGGGCGGAATAA
- a CDS encoding ABC1 kinase family protein, with protein MPVSSQSTNSNQLPSYSARGRYYRGSFFLWKKIFSLFWYYKFIRLFLSSKSREERELEFYKSLGIECRDFFLKMGGVYVKLGQYFASLSHLFPESFTEPLQDLQDRVPPHPFLEIKERFKKEFGKEIAEVFPDISEAPLASASIAQVHSATFKGEKVAVKILYPGIEDIIEKDLKAVRKFLKRINRFLVTFDFKTVHKEIAKLVGRETDLRLEAESMDRMARYFAEEPDYVFPKLIPEWSGKSVLTAQFIEGKRITQAGTLKKGQAKSRPVDLLIRAYILMIFEYRFYHADPHPGNMIYTPDEKLCFIDFGAVGEIPPSQAIALRKIILCAMTKDYPALVEALDELGLVSKKADREKLEEVVRYSMEKLSKFLSDTDSFKNIKFEQIHTPEDLKFLKEINSSLRGLLRMIQLPTALVPLERVLGLLVGITANLDPYRTVLDYGEKPFKSLVFQGENQWQKVLVQEGGIWGQAVSLPGELLQAVKNLNRGKQAYKLPDLEQHTKRMYSLGHQIISTAFILFGVHYGTDRLDKGIETQAMAAYGVSVFFGILLALSVIKNKFSSKRNRQ; from the coding sequence ATGCCTGTAAGTTCCCAATCCACAAATTCAAATCAATTGCCTTCCTATTCCGCGAGAGGTAGATATTATCGGGGCAGTTTTTTTCTCTGGAAAAAAATATTTAGTCTATTCTGGTATTATAAATTTATAAGATTGTTCCTTTCTTCCAAATCGAGAGAAGAAAGAGAATTAGAATTTTATAAATCATTGGGCATAGAGTGCAGGGACTTCTTCTTAAAAATGGGAGGAGTGTATGTAAAGCTTGGCCAATATTTCGCATCTCTTTCTCATTTATTCCCTGAAAGTTTTACAGAACCGTTGCAGGACTTGCAGGATCGTGTTCCTCCACATCCTTTTTTAGAGATTAAGGAAAGATTTAAGAAAGAATTCGGAAAAGAGATAGCAGAAGTGTTTCCGGATATTTCCGAGGCGCCTCTTGCATCCGCGTCCATCGCTCAAGTCCATTCGGCTACCTTTAAGGGAGAAAAAGTAGCGGTTAAAATACTATATCCGGGTATCGAAGATATTATCGAAAAGGATCTAAAAGCTGTCCGTAAGTTCCTGAAAAGGATCAATCGATTCCTGGTGACATTCGATTTCAAAACAGTTCATAAAGAAATTGCAAAGTTAGTCGGAAGAGAAACGGATCTTCGTCTGGAAGCCGAGTCTATGGATCGAATGGCCAGGTATTTTGCAGAAGAACCTGATTATGTTTTTCCCAAGCTGATCCCTGAGTGGAGCGGCAAGAGCGTTTTGACGGCTCAATTCATAGAAGGAAAACGAATCACTCAAGCAGGCACATTAAAAAAAGGACAAGCAAAGTCAAGACCAGTAGATCTTCTTATCAGGGCCTATATCCTTATGATATTCGAGTATAGGTTTTATCATGCGGATCCTCATCCGGGAAATATGATCTATACTCCGGACGAAAAACTTTGTTTTATAGATTTCGGAGCGGTAGGAGAGATTCCTCCTAGCCAAGCAATCGCTCTTAGAAAGATCATTTTATGTGCTATGACAAAGGATTATCCTGCACTTGTGGAGGCCCTCGACGAGCTCGGGCTTGTTTCTAAAAAAGCGGATAGAGAGAAGTTGGAAGAAGTGGTCCGTTATTCCATGGAAAAACTTTCCAAATTTTTATCCGATACGGATTCGTTTAAGAATATTAAATTTGAACAGATCCATACGCCGGAAGATCTGAAGTTTCTAAAAGAAATCAATTCTAGTCTTCGCGGACTTCTCAGGATGATCCAATTGCCGACTGCTCTTGTTCCGTTGGAAAGAGTCCTTGGTCTCCTTGTTGGGATTACCGCAAATCTGGATCCGTATCGTACTGTTTTGGATTATGGAGAAAAACCGTTTAAAAGTCTGGTCTTCCAAGGAGAGAATCAATGGCAAAAGGTTCTGGTCCAGGAAGGCGGTATCTGGGGTCAGGCAGTTTCTCTTCCCGGAGAATTATTACAAGCGGTTAAAAATTTAAACAGAGGAAAGCAGGCCTATAAACTTCCGGATCTGGAACAACATACCAAGAGGATGTATTCCTTAGGACATCAGATCATCAGTACTGCATTCATACTTTTCGGTGTCCATTATGGAACCGATAGATTAGATAAAGGGATCGAAACTCAAGCAATGGCGGCTTACGGGGTATCGGTTTTCTTCGGAATCCTCCTTGCTCTATCCGTTATCAAAAATAAATTCAGCTCTAAAAGGAATCGTCAGTGA
- a CDS encoding AI-2E family transporter codes for MPDTKPLSTYVIRFIFFFLVGAAIVFFSIGLQLLIVPIALSLILFYIFNGTINYFETMGVPRIASVAILIFLLCLPIYLVATEVAPPIVSTLQPIIKNWKQDIDDAKFKYLVVGFQLRFNDYPASWEDTIRPDELVKQAAEFIHAQVSGLVSVIPTLIGYLVVTPLFAFLFLLNGNGVYKNIVSLVPNRYFEMTLMVTAKINEQITNYLRSLVIQSAIITAISMIGFYTIGLKFFYIFALFAGIANSIPYLGPIIGMVPPLFMTLTQGAGIFNSNTINEGMGMYELMVAILVVVLIAQAVDNFFVQPVIISDAVSLHPVIVVGAVTVGGSLLGIAGMLVAVPLAAILKVTIASLYRSMKDHKLL; via the coding sequence ATGCCTGATACGAAACCGCTCTCTACATACGTAATCCGATTTATATTTTTCTTTTTGGTCGGAGCGGCCATCGTATTTTTTTCAATCGGCTTGCAGCTTCTTATAGTGCCGATAGCTCTTTCCTTAATTTTATTCTATATATTTAATGGAACCATAAACTATTTCGAAACTATGGGAGTGCCTAGGATTGCGTCGGTCGCTATTCTTATATTCTTACTTTGCCTACCTATTTATCTAGTCGCGACCGAAGTTGCTCCTCCTATCGTTTCCACTTTGCAGCCGATCATTAAGAACTGGAAACAAGATATAGATGACGCCAAGTTTAAATATTTGGTAGTAGGTTTCCAACTTAGATTTAATGATTACCCAGCTAGTTGGGAAGACACGATCCGTCCTGATGAATTGGTAAAACAAGCCGCCGAGTTCATTCACGCTCAGGTAAGCGGTTTAGTTTCCGTAATCCCTACGTTGATCGGATACCTAGTGGTCACTCCGTTATTTGCGTTTTTGTTTTTATTAAACGGGAACGGAGTATATAAAAATATCGTAAGTCTTGTCCCGAATCGATACTTCGAAATGACATTGATGGTGACTGCAAAGATCAACGAACAGATCACCAATTATTTGAGAAGTTTGGTGATCCAAAGTGCGATCATTACTGCGATTTCGATGATAGGATTCTATACGATCGGCTTAAAGTTCTTTTATATCTTTGCTCTATTCGCAGGGATTGCAAACTCCATTCCGTATTTAGGGCCTATAATAGGAATGGTCCCTCCGTTGTTCATGACTTTGACCCAAGGGGCAGGGATATTCAATTCGAATACGATCAACGAAGGAATGGGAATGTATGAACTGATGGTTGCGATCCTGGTTGTGGTCCTGATCGCACAAGCGGTGGATAACTTTTTTGTACAACCCGTCATCATTTCGGACGCGGTCTCTTTACATCCGGTAATCGTAGTAGGTGCGGTCACCGTGGGCGGAAGTCTACTCGGGATTGCCGGAATGCTTGTTGCAGTGCCGTTAGCTGCTATCCTAAAAGTGACGATTGCTTCTCTCTACCGATCAATGAAAGACCATAAGCTGCTTTGA
- a CDS encoding lipoprotein signal peptidase, with the protein MKYFEKKFLEVYPPIFIISVIVGTVIDLVTKYIAILYLRPHNPIELLGDFFRLTLTFNTGFVMGLFQGFPRTSLALTAVAILVLIAYRWKNSDLGHPAGWALVMSGAFGNFIDKFFVKIIGIGAEFGFVENRYEGRFIGVVDFLDFDWPNWLLIDRWPAFNFADSCVSVGLVILILTMKIEEDKK; encoded by the coding sequence GTGAAATATTTCGAAAAGAAGTTCTTAGAGGTATACCCACCTATCTTTATCATCAGCGTAATTGTCGGAACAGTCATAGATCTGGTCACAAAATACATCGCTATACTATACCTAAGACCTCATAACCCGATCGAATTGTTAGGGGATTTTTTCCGTTTAACCCTGACCTTCAACACCGGTTTTGTGATGGGGCTCTTCCAAGGATTTCCAAGGACTTCTTTGGCCCTAACTGCAGTTGCGATCTTGGTGCTTATAGCGTATCGTTGGAAGAATTCGGATCTAGGGCATCCTGCCGGTTGGGCCTTAGTAATGTCCGGCGCATTCGGGAATTTTATAGATAAGTTTTTCGTAAAAATTATCGGGATCGGGGCCGAGTTTGGATTCGTAGAAAATCGTTATGAAGGAAGATTTATCGGAGTAGTGGACTTCTTGGACTTCGATTGGCCGAACTGGCTTTTGATCGACAGATGGCCTGCATTCAACTTTGCGGATTCTTGTGTGAGTGTGGGACTGGTGATCCTGATCCTGACCATGAAAATCGAAGAGGATAAGAAGTAG
- a CDS encoding DUF485 domain-containing protein — MKIKAHQLIESIEFKKLVRTRWTVSFISLFFLFLNYYGFILIISLKKEWVTEKLGNSGNYGLYAGASVILFSWLLTFLYVLWANKYHDQEVEVLKSKLDSENR; from the coding sequence ATGAAGATAAAAGCGCATCAATTGATCGAATCTATCGAGTTTAAAAAATTAGTTCGGACCAGATGGACAGTTAGTTTCATTTCATTGTTTTTCCTATTCCTGAACTATTACGGATTTATACTCATCATCTCCTTAAAAAAAGAATGGGTCACGGAAAAACTAGGAAATTCCGGTAACTACGGATTGTATGCCGGCGCGTCGGTGATCTTATTCTCTTGGCTACTCACTTTCTTGTATGTTCTCTGGGCCAACAAATATCATGACCAAGAAGTAGAAGTATTAAAATCTAAATTAGATTCGGAGAATAGATAA
- a CDS encoding cyclic nucleotide-binding domain-containing protein yields MNFLQLPIWKKIVKKKGTSNPEIMRFLRETSVFGKLKRRTLHEIARLVHIRQYSEGEEIFRQGEAGAGFYMIFDGKVTIRSVRDGVELDLAHLDQHSFFGELSLFSEERRTATAIAQEPSTLLGFFQPDLKEIIETKPKIGIEILLSLTGVVVERLQKTNQLLEKAYYKGKQKNA; encoded by the coding sequence TTGAATTTCCTGCAGCTTCCCATCTGGAAAAAAATAGTTAAGAAAAAAGGAACCTCCAATCCGGAGATCATGCGTTTCCTTCGAGAAACTTCCGTATTCGGAAAATTAAAAAGAAGGACCTTACACGAGATCGCGAGACTTGTCCATATTAGGCAATATTCCGAAGGCGAGGAAATTTTCAGACAGGGAGAGGCCGGAGCGGGATTTTATATGATCTTCGACGGCAAGGTCACGATTCGTTCCGTAAGAGACGGGGTCGAGTTAGACCTCGCTCATCTAGACCAACATTCATTTTTCGGAGAACTTTCTTTATTCTCGGAAGAAAGAAGGACTGCAACAGCGATCGCGCAAGAGCCTTCTACTTTGCTTGGATTTTTTCAACCTGATCTGAAAGAAATTATAGAGACCAAGCCTAAGATAGGGATCGAGATCCTATTAAGTCTTACGGGAGTTGTGGTAGAAAGACTCCAAAAGACGAACCAGTTATTGGAAAAAGCATACTATAAGGGCAAACAAAAAAATGCCTGA